In Myxococcus guangdongensis, one genomic interval encodes:
- a CDS encoding TenA family transcriptional regulator, with translation MSSSEQEVRSLTSRVPVQRYGPPPLNPSAHPRWLESMLDSTRRDWDAACWPPLFRDTAEGRRPPLAHWRRVLSQFFLIVESFPKYMALSLAKTSYGRSEGDASIRRWLLQNLAVEARHAEWFIDWVRALGLEPEALFRVRPLPEVLALHAHLRDTCACGTLAEGIAASNWAIEGVTGVWTRDVVEPFRAYASVGARIDASAMMWLKAHARYDDLHPVEALEIIKLCTDPTGDEPARVLDATRKSLRLYTSAIRACCVD, from the coding sequence ATGTCGTCTTCCGAGCAGGAAGTGCGCAGCCTCACGTCTCGAGTGCCCGTGCAGCGCTATGGGCCTCCACCACTGAACCCGTCGGCGCATCCCCGCTGGCTCGAGTCCATGCTGGATTCGACCCGTCGGGACTGGGACGCGGCGTGTTGGCCTCCGCTGTTCCGTGACACCGCCGAGGGACGGCGCCCGCCGCTGGCGCACTGGCGCCGCGTGCTGTCGCAGTTCTTCCTCATCGTCGAGTCCTTCCCCAAGTACATGGCGCTGTCGCTGGCCAAGACGTCGTACGGCCGCTCCGAGGGGGACGCGAGCATCCGCCGCTGGCTCCTGCAGAACCTGGCCGTGGAGGCGCGGCACGCCGAGTGGTTCATCGACTGGGTGCGCGCGCTCGGCCTGGAGCCCGAGGCGCTCTTCCGGGTGCGGCCGCTGCCGGAGGTCCTGGCGCTGCACGCGCACCTGCGCGACACCTGCGCCTGCGGCACGCTGGCGGAGGGCATCGCCGCGTCCAACTGGGCCATCGAGGGTGTCACCGGCGTGTGGACGCGCGACGTGGTGGAGCCCTTCCGCGCCTATGCCTCGGTCGGCGCGCGCATCGACGCCAGCGCGATGATGTGGCTCAAGGCCCACGCGCGCTATGACGACCTGCACCCGGTGGAGGCGCTCGAAATCATCAAGCTCTGCACGGACCCCACGGGGGACGAGCCCGCTCGGGTGCTCGACGCCACGCGCAAGTCCCT
- a CDS encoding NUDIX hydrolase gives MESQNAHALRELLSRHVPGDDRERQDLERMRQHAATLASPFSRAQLTAHFTGSAVVVDPQGERVVMVLHGKLHRWLQPGGHADPVDGGDMEATALREAREETGCRVVLHPTAPRPLDVDVHTIPARRDEPEHQHLDVRYLVVAEDPASLAHDPHESSGAQWLTWDEALARADEAPLQRMLEKARRHVARTK, from the coding sequence ATGGAATCCCAGAACGCCCACGCCCTGCGGGAGCTCCTGTCGCGCCACGTCCCCGGGGACGACCGGGAGCGCCAGGACCTGGAGCGGATGCGCCAGCACGCGGCCACGCTCGCCTCCCCCTTCTCCCGCGCGCAGCTCACCGCCCACTTCACCGGCAGCGCCGTGGTGGTGGACCCCCAGGGCGAGCGCGTGGTGATGGTGCTGCACGGCAAGCTCCACCGGTGGCTGCAGCCGGGCGGACACGCGGACCCGGTGGACGGCGGAGACATGGAGGCCACCGCGCTGCGCGAGGCGCGCGAGGAGACCGGGTGCCGCGTGGTGCTCCACCCCACCGCGCCCCGCCCGCTGGACGTGGACGTCCACACCATCCCCGCGCGGCGCGACGAGCCCGAGCACCAGCACCTGGACGTGCGCTACCTCGTCGTGGCCGAGGACCCGGCGTCGCTCGCGCACGACCCCCACGAGTCCTCCGGCGCGCAGTGGCTCACCTGGGACGAGGCGCTCGCCCGCGCGGACGAGGCGCCGCTCCAGCGCATGCTGGAGAAGGCGCGCCGCCACGTGGCCCGCACGAAGTGA